In the genome of Longimicrobium sp., one region contains:
- a CDS encoding lasso peptide biosynthesis B2 protein — protein sequence MTERALPPPRAVEGWGPIAGVRAALRTAGWLSDGRWRTLLEPAPHAHAGAEPPRGAVRATRGALRVLARVPGGRWRNTCLYRSVAECLVLRAHGVDARLRIGVGTEGAEVIAHAWVVRGAQADADADPAAAALRPLAGRA from the coding sequence ATGACGGAGCGCGCCCTTCCTCCCCCCCGTGCGGTGGAGGGGTGGGGGCCGATCGCCGGCGTCCGCGCCGCGCTGCGTACGGCGGGGTGGCTGAGCGACGGGCGCTGGCGCACGCTGCTGGAGCCCGCCCCCCACGCGCACGCCGGTGCCGAGCCGCCGCGCGGTGCCGTCCGTGCGACGCGCGGAGCGCTGCGCGTGCTGGCGCGCGTGCCGGGCGGCCGCTGGCGGAACACCTGCCTCTATCGAAGCGTCGCCGAGTGCCTGGTGCTCCGCGCCCACGGAGTGGACGCGCGCCTCCGCATCGGCGTCGGCACGGAGGGGGCGGAGGTGATCGCCCACGCCTGGGTGGTCCGCGGCGCCCAGGCCGACGCGGATGCCGATCCCGCCGCCGCCGCCCTGCGTCCCCTGGCCGGCCGCGCGTGA
- a CDS encoding PqqD family protein yields MDTTTRYAVPDEVLTAHLEGEAVLLHMDTKNYFRLNATAALLWKGMERGLEREQLLDSLLAEFEVDRPTAAAELDRLLGELAARGLVVPG; encoded by the coding sequence ATGGACACCACGACCCGCTACGCCGTCCCCGACGAGGTGCTGACGGCGCACCTGGAGGGCGAGGCCGTCCTCCTGCACATGGACACCAAGAACTACTTCCGCCTCAACGCCACCGCCGCGCTGCTGTGGAAGGGGATGGAGCGCGGCCTGGAGCGCGAGCAGCTCCTGGACAGCCTGCTCGCGGAGTTCGAAGTGGACCGCCCCACCGCCGCCGCCGAGCTGGACCGCCTCCTGGGCGAGCTCGCCGCCCGCGGCCTCGTCGTCCCGGGATGA